A section of the Phaseolus vulgaris cultivar G19833 chromosome 8, P. vulgaris v2.0, whole genome shotgun sequence genome encodes:
- the LOC137823349 gene encoding cytochrome c1-2, heme protein, mitochondrial, whose amino-acid sequence MTGGVFQQLLRRKLHPQFTNSSLLSPFIVKKDGAGSTSSRSLRVLALVGAGVSGFFSFSTMAAADEAEHGLACPSYPWPHKGILSSYDHASIRRGHQVYTEVCASCHSMSLISYRDLVGVAYTEEEVKAMAAEIEVVDGPNDEGEMFTRPGKLSDRFPQPYPNEAAARFANGGAYPPDLSLVTKARHNGQNYVFSLLTGYRDPPAGVSIREGLHYNPYFPGGAIAMPKMLNDGAVEYEDGTPATEAQMGKDVVSFLTWAAEPEMEERKLMGFKWIFVLSLALLQAAYYRRLRWSVLKSRKLVLDVVN is encoded by the exons ACTGAGGAGGAAACTCCACCCTCAATTTACT AACTCATCCTTGTTGTCACCCTTTATAGTGAAGAAAGATGGTGCTGGCTCTACCAGCAGTAGGTCCTTAAGAGTACTTGCATTAGTTGGAGCTGGTGTGTCAGGCTTTTTCAGTTTTTCTACAATGGCAGCAGCTGATGAAGCTGAGCATGGCCTGGCATGTCCAAGCTATCCATGGCCCCACAAGGGAATTCTTAGTTCATATGACCATGCTTC GATTCGTCGTGGTCATCAAGTTTATACAGAAGTCTGTGCTTCCTGCCATTCCATGTCTTTGATATCATACCGTGATTTGGTTGGTGTTGCTTATACAGAAGAAGAGGTAAAGGCTATGGCAGCTGAGATTGAGGTGGTTGATGGCCCTAATGATGAGGGTGAGATGTTTACACGCCCTGGTAAACTTAGTGACCGTTTTCCTCAGCCATATCCAAATGAAGCAGCTGCTAGGTTTGCTAATGGAGGAGCTTATCCTCCTGATCTAAGTCTTGTTACCAAA GCCCGTCACAATGGTCAGAACTATGTTTTTTCCCTTCTAACTGGTTATCGTGACCCTCCTGCTGGTGTCtcg aTAAGGGAAGGACTTCATTATAATCCTTACTTTCCTGGTGGAGCAATTGCCATGCCTAAAATGCTTAATGATGGTGCTGTGGAATATGAAGATGGTACCCCTGCTACAGAAGCTCAG ATGGGGAAAGATGTTGTGTCATTCCTAACTTGGGCTGCCGAACCCGAGATGGAAGAGAGAAAACTG ATGGGATTTAAATGGATATTTGTACTGTCTCTGGCACTTCTTCAGGCTGCCTATTACCGTCGCTTGAGGTGGTCAGTTCTGAAGTCTCGCAAGCTGGTTCTTGATGTTGTCAACTAG